One genomic region from Pararge aegeria chromosome 14, ilParAegt1.1, whole genome shotgun sequence encodes:
- the LOC120629456 gene encoding uncharacterized protein LOC120629456: MSSNSIDNIDSDIFLSMSSSDDSFHSTSFLPLNVSLDSYFSDCLKTFNVIHINAQSIPAHFPDMLASFESRNLHAILVSESWLKTCLPSTSYSLPGFRLIRNDRVGRGGGGVAIYLRSYIPFSIVSSSAQPPLPDAAEHLLVEVLLSHTKILLGVFYCPPSVSNYFHSFETLLEKVVPLYSHSIIMGDFNTCLLKDDFRSKKLITAAESCSLSILPLAATHNSPGCTPSLLDLIMVSSTDFVFKHGQCPADAFSYHDLIFLCYTIRPPKSKSRIILQRNFGGIDKSRLCEDASRLDWTAVTDVDSIDQKVEVFNTLITQLYDTHAPVRPIKVKHLPAPWLSDDLKVSINRKNAAKYKYKVNNSENNRVKYCKLRNRCNTLCRDAQRRHIHKSVENCDTTKTWKFLESLGVGRSSNKNSINFDIDLLNQHFSTSDTIDSVNKVNTLRLLSSTSTPDFPPFNFVPFTECDVKKSITLIASNAVANFLMHGKMLR; encoded by the exons atgTCGTCAAACAGTATAGATAACATtgatagtgatatttttttgtctatGTCATCCAGTGATGATAGTTTCCACAGTACATCATTCCTTCCACTTAATGTTTCCCTTGATTCCTATTTCTCAGACTGTCTGAAAACATTTAATGTTATCCATATAAATGCTCAAAGCATTCCGGCTCACTTTCCCGATATGCTTGCGTCTTTTGAGTCCCGTAATTTACACGCTATCCTAGTATCTGAGTCCTGGCTAAAAACTTGTTTACCCTCAACATCTTATTCACTGCCGGGTTTTCGACTTATCCGCAATGACCGCGTTGGTAGGGGAGGTGGTGGAGTAGCGATCTATCTTCGATCTTACATTCCTTTCTCTATAGTTAGTTCGTCTGCACAACCTCCACTACCCGATGCGGCTGAACACTTGCTTGTGGAAGTTCTTCTATCCCACACAAAAATTCTTCTTGGTGTATTTTATTGCCCACCCTCTGTTTCTAATTACTTTCATTCTTTTGAAACGTTATTAGAGAAAGTAGTTCCGTTATACAGCCATTCTATTATTATGGGAGATTTTAACACGTGCCTGCTCAAGGATGACTTTCGCAGCAAGAAATTAATAACTGCAGCGGAATCTTGTAGTTTGTCTATCCTGCCCCTTGCAGCTACACATAACTCTCCTGGTTGTACTCCCTCTCTTCTTGACCTGATAATGGTTTCCTCTACGGATTTCGTCTTCAAGCACGGTCAGTGCCCGGCTGATGCCTTTTCATATCATGATTTGATTTTTCTCTGCTATACAATTCGTCCTCCTAAATCAAAATCTAGAATAATTCTGCAACGTAACTTTGGAGGGATTGACAAGAGTCGCCTTTGTGAGGATGCTAGTCGTCTTGATTGGACTGCTGTCACTGATGTCGACTCTATTGATCAAAAGGTAGAGGTTTTTAACACTCTGATTACGCAGCTGTATGACACGCATGCTCCAGTAAGACCTATAAAGGTAAAACACCTGCCGGCACCATGGTTGTCTGATGAtttaaaagtgtcaataaaTAGAAAGAACGccgctaaatataaatataaagttaataacTCTGAGAACAACCGTgtcaaatattgtaaattacgaaatcgctgtaatacacTGTGTAGAGATGCTCAACGACGCCACATTCACAAGTCAGTCGAAAATTGTGATACCACTAAAACatggaaatttcttgagtcCCTCGGAGTTGGTAGATCATCCAACAAAAATTCTATTAATTTTGATATCGATCTCCTGAATCAGCATTTCTCTACTTCTGATACTATCGATAGTGTCAATAAAGTAAATACACTTAGACTTCTTTCTTCTACCTCAACTCCAGACTTTCCTCCCTTTAACTTCGTGCCTTTCAccgaatgtgatgttaagaagagcataacaTTAATCGCTTCGAATGCTGTCG CGAATTTCCTGATGCATGGAAAAATGCTCAGATAA
- the LOC120629226 gene encoding protein yellow-like: MKLAVFIVFLAAAAAQDKLPRPPPLHREQFRVIYEWRTVDFEWESPKDRETFLNTSRYIPQNVLISGINFYKDNIFLTLPRMLDGVPATLAYIPTNQNDTTAPKLKPFPSWSANTMDDCYALQFVQNIEIDRNGMMWILDNGRVGTLTQSPNAKCPPSIVLIDLKTGENKLERYPLPADIVNPSTTYLNDLVVDNRDGDFAYITDNSAVDPGIIVFRLSDKKSWKLRDTKSMSSVPEAAIFRINGTTVNLPVNIDGIAMGPQFLTEDETVDRTVYYCPLASFNMYAINASVLRNESLAVMGEGALRPYVVNLGTKASQTDGMKMDSTGALFFGLIGNSTIAEWNTTVDFRTGQRTIARDPNYIQWVDRFTFDDRGNLYVIVNRLYNFVKNQVSVDEVNYRILRSYTGLKSYIYAEDLMPEKPPQSSAAAPTLAASLLVYALARLFA, encoded by the coding sequence ATGAAACTTGCCGTGTTTATCGTGTTTCTTGCTGCTGCTGCGGCACAGGACAAGCTGCCGCGTCCTCCGCCTCTGCATCGCGAACAGTTCAGAGTAATATACGAGTGGCGGACTGTCGACTTCGAGTGGGAATCTCCGAAGGACCGTGAAACCTTCCTCAACACCAGCCGCTACATCCCCCAGAATGTGTTAATATCGGGCATCAACTTTTACAAGGACAATATATTTCTCACGCTACCCCGAATGCTCGATGGTGTACCGGCCACTCTCGCATACATCCCTACAAATCAAAATGATACGACGGCTCCGAAGCTGAAACCTTTTCCCAGCTGGAGCGCCAACACCATGGACGATTGTTACGCTCTACAGTTTGTGCAGAACATCGAAATCGATCGCAATGGTATGATGTGGATTCTGGATAACGGTCGCGTCGGTACTCTGACACAAAGCCCAAACGCTAAGTGTCCGCCTTCGATAGTGTTAATTGATCTGAAAACAGGGGAGAACAAATTAGAGCGCTACCCCCTACCAGCAGACATAGTCAATCCTAGCACGACATACTTAAACGATTTAGTGGTTGATAATCGTGATGGTGATTTCGCGTATATAACCGATAACAGCGCGGTGGATCCAGGTATCATCGTGTTCAGATTAAGCGATAAAAAGTCGTGGAAGTTGCGCGACACAAAGTCAATGTCATCGGTTCCGGAAGCTGCAATTTTCCGCATCAATGGCACCACAGTAAACCTTCCCGTGAACATCGACGGCATTGCTATGGGACCACAGTTTTTAACTGAAGATGAGACTGTAGACCGAACGGTTTACTATTGCCCGCTTGCAAGTTTTAATATGTACGCTATCAATGCATCTGTGCTACGAAATGAATCTCTGGCTGTCATGGGTGAAGGAGCTCTGCGTCCCTACGTAGTTAATCTCGGTACTAAAGCCTCACAAACCGACGGTATGAAAATGGACTCAACGGGCGCACTCTTTTTCGGACTGATTGGCAACTCAACCATAGCAGAGTGGAACACCACTGTCGATTTCCGCACGGGTCAACGTACGATCGCCCGCGATCCAAACTACATCCAGTGGGTGGACCGCTTCACTTTCGACGATCGCGGCAACCTGTATGTTATTGTGAACAGATTGTATAATTTCGTGAAAAACCAAGTATCTGTAGATGAAGTCAACTATAGGATTCTGAGGTCGTACACTGGGCTGAAAAGCTATATATATGCCGAGGATTTGATGCCAGAAAAACCTCCGCAATCATCCGCGGCAGCTCCCACGCTCGCCGCATCCCTGCTGGTATACGCTCTGGCACGTTTGTTCGCTTAG